The Panthera uncia isolate 11264 chromosome C1 unlocalized genomic scaffold, Puncia_PCG_1.0 HiC_scaffold_3, whole genome shotgun sequence genome includes a region encoding these proteins:
- the CATIP gene encoding ciliogenesis-associated TTC17-interacting protein isoform X2 gives MSSKHQSTGPRAKDHQPSTQESLPTLEANAEAIHFLNNLQQEELQMLLFSETLAMVSDTGEPQGELTIEVQRGNYKDEFGVMSHCLLVHAFSQGFVDKMLCGISLLGYLSWDLHIMEQHTQEFIKLHILPTERKMSLVRQDDQLVMTRSVKEGEEVKTEVTFFPWSSTVGFVSEAANLLLLRVMAWRQLVPSNARFLALDTEGKLCYSTYQALGIQTIQVGHQEVDVFIVEQTVHSDEGIPGSCQFYLLSDGHLAKRIQVGSPGCCMITKMPILRDKDEIEPAPVFEKKPLVWEEDMELYSRFLGRKEELRVSHHSYLRQHPEAQALISDFLLFLLLRRPADVVTFAAEYFGPFAKRNPPTPALRSSNRPSPFRSLDPERPTD, from the exons ATGTCCTCCAAACATCAATCCACAG GCCCCAGAGCCAAGGACCACCAGCCCTCAACCCAGGAGAGTCTGCCAACCCTAGAGGCCAATGCCGAAGCCATCCACTTCCTCAACAACCTCC AGCAGGAGGAGCTGCAGATGCTGCTGTTCTCCGAGACCCTGGCCATGGTCTCAGACACGGGGGAGCCTCAGGGAGAGCTGACCATCGAAGTGCAGAGAGGGAACTACAAGGACGAATTTGGTGTTATGTCGCACTGCCTCCTCGTGCATGCCTTTAGCCAGGGCTTCGTGGACAAAATGCTCTGCGGAATCTCCCTCCTGG GCTATCTTTCGTGGGACCTGCATATCATGGAACAACATACCCAGGAGTTTATCAAG TTGCACATCCTCCCCACGGAGAGGAAGATGAGTCTGGTGAGGCAGGATGACCAGCTGGTCATGACCAGAAGTGTCAAGGAGGGTGAG GAAGTGAAGACCGAAGTGACTTTTTTCCCCTGGAGCTCAACTGTGGGCTTCGTCTCTGAGGCTGCCAACTTGCTGTTGCTGAGGGTGATGGCTTGGCGTCAGCTGGTGCCCAGCAATGCCCGTTTCCTGGCCTTGGACACAGAGGGCAAACTCTGCTATTCCACTTAT CAAGCCCTGGGCATCCAGACGATCCAGGTGGGCCACCAGGAGGTGGATGTGTTCATCGTGGAGCAGACTGTCCACTCCGATGAAGGCATCCCTGGTTCCTGCCAGTTCTACCTGCTCTCTGATGG GCACCTGGCCAAGAGGATCCAGGTGGGTTCCCCCGGGTGCTGCATGATCACCAAGATGCCTATTTTGAGGGACAAGG atGAGATCGAGCCTGCCCCGGTGTTTGAGAAGAAGCCCCTGGTGTGGGAGGAGGATATGGAGCTCTACTCGAGATTCCTGGGCCGGAAG GAGGAGCTGCGTGTCAGCCACCACAGCTACCTGCGGCAGCACCCCGAGGCCCAGGCGCTCATCTCGGACTTCCTGCTCTTCCTGCTTCTGCGCCGGCCGGCCGACGTGGTCACCTTCGCCGCCGAGTACTTCGGGCCGTTCGCGAAGCGCAACCCGCCGACCCCGGCCTTGCGCTCCTCCAACCGGCCCAGCCCCTTCCGCTCGCTGGACCCGGAGCGCCCCACCGACTAG
- the CATIP gene encoding ciliogenesis-associated TTC17-interacting protein isoform X3: MPVLLPKNAISAFPLSLGPRAKDHQPSTQESLPTLEANAEAIHFLNNLRYLSWDLHIMEQHTQEFIKLHILPTERKMSLVRQDDQLVMTRSVKEGEEVKTEVTFFPWSSTVGFVSEAANLLLLRVMAWRQLVPSNARFLALDTEGKLCYSTYQALGIQTIQVGHQEVDVFIVEQTVHSDEGIPGSCQFYLLSDGHLAKRIQVGSPGCCMITKMPILRDKDEIEPAPVFEKKPLVWEEDMELYSRFLGRKEELRVSHHSYLRQHPEAQALISDFLLFLLLRRPADVVTFAAEYFGPFAKRNPPTPALRSSNRPSPFRSLDPERPTD, encoded by the exons ATGCCTGTCCTTCTCCCCAAGAATGCCATCTCAGCCTTTCCTCTGTCCCTAGGCCCCAGAGCCAAGGACCACCAGCCCTCAACCCAGGAGAGTCTGCCAACCCTAGAGGCCAATGCCGAAGCCATCCACTTCCTCAACAACCTCC GCTATCTTTCGTGGGACCTGCATATCATGGAACAACATACCCAGGAGTTTATCAAG TTGCACATCCTCCCCACGGAGAGGAAGATGAGTCTGGTGAGGCAGGATGACCAGCTGGTCATGACCAGAAGTGTCAAGGAGGGTGAG GAAGTGAAGACCGAAGTGACTTTTTTCCCCTGGAGCTCAACTGTGGGCTTCGTCTCTGAGGCTGCCAACTTGCTGTTGCTGAGGGTGATGGCTTGGCGTCAGCTGGTGCCCAGCAATGCCCGTTTCCTGGCCTTGGACACAGAGGGCAAACTCTGCTATTCCACTTAT CAAGCCCTGGGCATCCAGACGATCCAGGTGGGCCACCAGGAGGTGGATGTGTTCATCGTGGAGCAGACTGTCCACTCCGATGAAGGCATCCCTGGTTCCTGCCAGTTCTACCTGCTCTCTGATGG GCACCTGGCCAAGAGGATCCAGGTGGGTTCCCCCGGGTGCTGCATGATCACCAAGATGCCTATTTTGAGGGACAAGG atGAGATCGAGCCTGCCCCGGTGTTTGAGAAGAAGCCCCTGGTGTGGGAGGAGGATATGGAGCTCTACTCGAGATTCCTGGGCCGGAAG GAGGAGCTGCGTGTCAGCCACCACAGCTACCTGCGGCAGCACCCCGAGGCCCAGGCGCTCATCTCGGACTTCCTGCTCTTCCTGCTTCTGCGCCGGCCGGCCGACGTGGTCACCTTCGCCGCCGAGTACTTCGGGCCGTTCGCGAAGCGCAACCCGCCGACCCCGGCCTTGCGCTCCTCCAACCGGCCCAGCCCCTTCCGCTCGCTGGACCCGGAGCGCCCCACCGACTAG
- the CATIP gene encoding ciliogenesis-associated TTC17-interacting protein isoform X4, translating into MPVLLPKNAISAFPLSLGPRAKDHQPSTQESLPTLEANAEAIHFLNNLQQEELQMLLFSETLAMVSDTGEPQGELTIEVQRGNYKDEFGVMSHCLLVHAFSQGFVDKMLCGISLLGYLSWDLHIMEQHTQEFIKQALGIQTIQVGHQEVDVFIVEQTVHSDEGIPGSCQFYLLSDGHLAKRIQVGSPGCCMITKMPILRDKDEIEPAPVFEKKPLVWEEDMELYSRFLGRKEELRVSHHSYLRQHPEAQALISDFLLFLLLRRPADVVTFAAEYFGPFAKRNPPTPALRSSNRPSPFRSLDPERPTD; encoded by the exons ATGCCTGTCCTTCTCCCCAAGAATGCCATCTCAGCCTTTCCTCTGTCCCTAGGCCCCAGAGCCAAGGACCACCAGCCCTCAACCCAGGAGAGTCTGCCAACCCTAGAGGCCAATGCCGAAGCCATCCACTTCCTCAACAACCTCC AGCAGGAGGAGCTGCAGATGCTGCTGTTCTCCGAGACCCTGGCCATGGTCTCAGACACGGGGGAGCCTCAGGGAGAGCTGACCATCGAAGTGCAGAGAGGGAACTACAAGGACGAATTTGGTGTTATGTCGCACTGCCTCCTCGTGCATGCCTTTAGCCAGGGCTTCGTGGACAAAATGCTCTGCGGAATCTCCCTCCTGG GCTATCTTTCGTGGGACCTGCATATCATGGAACAACATACCCAGGAGTTTATCAAG CAAGCCCTGGGCATCCAGACGATCCAGGTGGGCCACCAGGAGGTGGATGTGTTCATCGTGGAGCAGACTGTCCACTCCGATGAAGGCATCCCTGGTTCCTGCCAGTTCTACCTGCTCTCTGATGG GCACCTGGCCAAGAGGATCCAGGTGGGTTCCCCCGGGTGCTGCATGATCACCAAGATGCCTATTTTGAGGGACAAGG atGAGATCGAGCCTGCCCCGGTGTTTGAGAAGAAGCCCCTGGTGTGGGAGGAGGATATGGAGCTCTACTCGAGATTCCTGGGCCGGAAG GAGGAGCTGCGTGTCAGCCACCACAGCTACCTGCGGCAGCACCCCGAGGCCCAGGCGCTCATCTCGGACTTCCTGCTCTTCCTGCTTCTGCGCCGGCCGGCCGACGTGGTCACCTTCGCCGCCGAGTACTTCGGGCCGTTCGCGAAGCGCAACCCGCCGACCCCGGCCTTGCGCTCCTCCAACCGGCCCAGCCCCTTCCGCTCGCTGGACCCGGAGCGCCCCACCGACTAG
- the CATIP gene encoding ciliogenesis-associated TTC17-interacting protein isoform X1, which translates to MPVLLPKNAISAFPLSLGPRAKDHQPSTQESLPTLEANAEAIHFLNNLQQEELQMLLFSETLAMVSDTGEPQGELTIEVQRGNYKDEFGVMSHCLLVHAFSQGFVDKMLCGISLLGYLSWDLHIMEQHTQEFIKLHILPTERKMSLVRQDDQLVMTRSVKEGEEVKTEVTFFPWSSTVGFVSEAANLLLLRVMAWRQLVPSNARFLALDTEGKLCYSTYQALGIQTIQVGHQEVDVFIVEQTVHSDEGIPGSCQFYLLSDGHLAKRIQVGSPGCCMITKMPILRDKDEIEPAPVFEKKPLVWEEDMELYSRFLGRKEELRVSHHSYLRQHPEAQALISDFLLFLLLRRPADVVTFAAEYFGPFAKRNPPTPALRSSNRPSPFRSLDPERPTD; encoded by the exons ATGCCTGTCCTTCTCCCCAAGAATGCCATCTCAGCCTTTCCTCTGTCCCTAGGCCCCAGAGCCAAGGACCACCAGCCCTCAACCCAGGAGAGTCTGCCAACCCTAGAGGCCAATGCCGAAGCCATCCACTTCCTCAACAACCTCC AGCAGGAGGAGCTGCAGATGCTGCTGTTCTCCGAGACCCTGGCCATGGTCTCAGACACGGGGGAGCCTCAGGGAGAGCTGACCATCGAAGTGCAGAGAGGGAACTACAAGGACGAATTTGGTGTTATGTCGCACTGCCTCCTCGTGCATGCCTTTAGCCAGGGCTTCGTGGACAAAATGCTCTGCGGAATCTCCCTCCTGG GCTATCTTTCGTGGGACCTGCATATCATGGAACAACATACCCAGGAGTTTATCAAG TTGCACATCCTCCCCACGGAGAGGAAGATGAGTCTGGTGAGGCAGGATGACCAGCTGGTCATGACCAGAAGTGTCAAGGAGGGTGAG GAAGTGAAGACCGAAGTGACTTTTTTCCCCTGGAGCTCAACTGTGGGCTTCGTCTCTGAGGCTGCCAACTTGCTGTTGCTGAGGGTGATGGCTTGGCGTCAGCTGGTGCCCAGCAATGCCCGTTTCCTGGCCTTGGACACAGAGGGCAAACTCTGCTATTCCACTTAT CAAGCCCTGGGCATCCAGACGATCCAGGTGGGCCACCAGGAGGTGGATGTGTTCATCGTGGAGCAGACTGTCCACTCCGATGAAGGCATCCCTGGTTCCTGCCAGTTCTACCTGCTCTCTGATGG GCACCTGGCCAAGAGGATCCAGGTGGGTTCCCCCGGGTGCTGCATGATCACCAAGATGCCTATTTTGAGGGACAAGG atGAGATCGAGCCTGCCCCGGTGTTTGAGAAGAAGCCCCTGGTGTGGGAGGAGGATATGGAGCTCTACTCGAGATTCCTGGGCCGGAAG GAGGAGCTGCGTGTCAGCCACCACAGCTACCTGCGGCAGCACCCCGAGGCCCAGGCGCTCATCTCGGACTTCCTGCTCTTCCTGCTTCTGCGCCGGCCGGCCGACGTGGTCACCTTCGCCGCCGAGTACTTCGGGCCGTTCGCGAAGCGCAACCCGCCGACCCCGGCCTTGCGCTCCTCCAACCGGCCCAGCCCCTTCCGCTCGCTGGACCCGGAGCGCCCCACCGACTAG